One Drosophila santomea strain STO CAGO 1482 chromosome X, Prin_Dsan_1.1, whole genome shotgun sequence DNA segment encodes these proteins:
- the LOC120455987 gene encoding uncharacterized protein LOC120455987 — protein sequence MIQMMIFLSGPVVAALIYLIVNLASLWKKSREFKRMTELLVLEDQLERMIQAGRALSPNDEALEQLGRNLMGNFRLDVFNQVQQVAATRSSKKKT from the coding sequence ATGATTCAGATGATGATTTTCTTGTCCGGCCCCGTGGTCGCAGCCCTCATCTACTTGATCGTCAACCTGGCGTCGCTGTGGAAGAAGTCCCGTGAGTTCAAGCGGATGACGGAGCTGCTCGTCCTGGAGGATCAGCTGGAGCGGATGATACAGGCTGGCCGAGCACTGAGTCCAAACGACGAGGCGCTGGAGCAGCTTGGGCGCAACCTCATGGGCAACTTCAGACTGGACGTGTTCAATCAAGTGCAGCAGGTTGCAGCAACTCGTtcttctaaaaaaaaaacttag
- the LOC120456963 gene encoding Krueppel-like factor 7 has translation MDFFATGGFQQLYSDLEEEPLAAGDALLNVISVGDFESSYVDSNYITNYNQLEFEESDYYGIITLDSNNNNNNSGSENVQVDLPYGEDPSLFIDFNDLTVCPPDLSDWEQRLLDNYVEIPELVDFLPERTPLCTDNCADFLEESNSNLRLTGPPTSEIFDPDRLSSSPGSCEPASPADAAAPPTAPPPALQMSENAAGERGYLCTFGNCEKIYAKPAHLKAHLRRHLGEKPYVCSWPDCVWRFSRSDELARHKRSHSGVKPYKCDYCSKCFARSDHLTKHRKVHERRLLAATRAGKSLFSDDLYAVRPGRKRKNQL, from the coding sequence ATGGACTTCTTTGCGACGGGTGGATTCCAGCAGCTTTACAGCGACTTGGAAGAGGAGCCACTGGCCGCCGGCGATGCGCTGCTGAATGTCATCAGTGTTGGGGATTTCGAGAGCTCTTATGTGGATAGCAACTATATAACCAATTACAATCAGCTGGAATTCGAGGAGTCGGACTACTATGGCATCATCACCTTAgacagcaataataataataataatagtggTAGTGAAAATGTCCAGGTGGATCTGCCGTATGGGGAGGATCCCTCGTTGTTCATAGACTTCAATGACCTGACCGTCTGTCCGCCGGACTTGAGTGACTGGGAGCAGCGGCTATTGGATAACTACGTGGAGATTCCGGAGCTGGTGGACTTTCTGCCGGAGCGCACACCCCTCTGCACAGACAACTGTGCGGACTTTCTGGAGGAGAGCAACAGCAATCTGCGCCTGACGGGGCCGCCAACCTCAGAGATCTTCGATCCCGATCGATTGTCCTCTTCGCCCGGCAGTTGTGAGCCCGCCAGTCCTGCGGATGCAGCAGCTCcaccaacagcaccaccacctGCCCTCCAGATGAGTGAGAATGCCGCCGGCGAACGGGGTTACCTGTGCACCTTCGGGAACTGCGAAAAGATCTACGCCAAGCCCGCGCATCTGAAGGCCCATTTGCGGAGGCATCTGGGCGAGAAGCCGTACGTCTGCAGTTGGCCAGATTGCGTCTGGCGTTTCTCCCGATCCGATGAACTGGCCCGCCACAAGCGCTCCCATTCGGGTGTGAAGCCGTACAAATGCGACTACTGCTCCAAGTGCTTCGCCAGGTCGGATCACCTCACCAAGCACCGCAAGGTCCACGAACGGCGACTGCTGGCCGCCACCAGAGCTGGCAAATCCTTGTTCTCCGACGACCTCTATGCCGTGCGACCAGGTCGAAAGCGCAAGAACCAGCTGTAA
- the LOC120455940 gene encoding uncharacterized protein LOC120455940, with the protein MNRNKPLRLIGLEDSESEKKPKLTLNCLSVMPIQCPLESCIATIFRQDMLDHLASQHLRSSLRKHLQLAFAGERCTLIFDPSQLPARQTICLGVLLYGGERGRQEQLPGVREFSHRNRLPANSELESLQDYLPVMVLVRRTTFLDWALLDRNKEANEDKESLYQKCSTGKWGVAKRVTHLDFTCDQYAKCSAEQNSDYSSQEYLDPRKRDITGHDNRQDLKDLDMYIIWTQSAPCIRPLHVCLTAFNRTLSDGRSVLRLVANSGRVFPEIGGKELPKDRHSMWLTQRELEEICGAEYHLHLEVILNESLE; encoded by the coding sequence ATGAACAGGAATAAGCCACTCAGGCTTATTGGCCTCGAAGACAGCGAGTCGGAGAAAAAGCCGAAACTAACTTTGAACTGCCTGAGTGTAATGCCAATCCAATGTCCTTTGGAGTCCTGCATTGCCACGATTTTCAGGCAGGATATGCTCGACCATTTGGCGTCGCAGCACTTGCGATCGAGCCTGCGGAAGCACTTGCAGCTGGCCTTCGCTGGGGAACGCTGCACCCTGATCTTTGATCCCTCCCAGCTGCCGGCCAGGCAGACCATATGCCTGGGCGTTCTGCTGTACGGCGGTGAGCGTGGCAGGCAGGAGCAATTACCCGGAGTACGGGAGTTCAGTCACCGGAATCGATTGCCGGCGAACTCGGAGCTGGAGTCGCTGCAGGACTATCTGCCCGTCATGGTGCTGGTGCGAAGGACCACATTCCTCGACTGGGCATTGCTGGACAGGAATAAGGAAGCGAACGAGGATAAAGAGTCGCTTTACCAGAAATGCAGCACTGGTAAATGGGGTGTAGCCAAAAGGGTGACGCATCTGGATTTCACATGTGATCAGTATGCCAAATGCAGTGCGGAACAGAACAGTGACTATAGTAGCCAAGAGTATTTGGATCCAAGGAAGCGTGACATAACTGGGCACGATAACAGGCAAGACTTAAAGGACTTGGATATGTACATCATTTGGACGCAGAGTGCGCCCTGCATCCGACCACTCCACGTTTGCCTCACCGCCTTCAATCGCACCTTGTCGGATGGCCGGAGCGTCCTGCGTTTGGTGGCCAACTCGGGCAGAGTTTTCCCCGAAATCGGTGGCAAGGAGCTGCCCAAGGACCGGCATTCCATGTGGCTGACGCAGCGGGAATTGGAGGAGATATGTGGCGCTGAATATCATCTCCATCTCGAAGTGATCCTGAATGAGTCTTTGGAATGA
- the LOC120455835 gene encoding uncharacterized protein LOC120455835, whose amino-acid sequence MGKHYIRVNYGFQQNKQPEELLTFEEILSLSNASPKILKQTIKILARQRFKINPNKMKNGLQYLAIAQDKEVQNGAESVKGMSFEELVVRTGVHPLHLERSLYKIALLSDNSFFG is encoded by the exons ATGGGGAAGCACTACATTCGCGTCAATTACGGTTTTCAGCAGAATAAGCAGCCGGAGGAGCTGCTGACTTTCGAGGAGATTCTCAGCCTGAGCAATGCCTCGCCGAAGATTCTGAAGCAAACCATCAAGATTTTGGCTAGGCAGCGTTTTAAGATCAAtccaaacaaaatgaaaaacgggCTACAATACTTGGCGATCGCCCAGGACAAAGAA GTGCAAAACGGCGCTGAGAGTGTGAAGGGCATGTCCTTCGAGGAGCTGGTCGTTCGCACGGGAGTGCATCCTTTGCACCTGGAACGCAGCCTGTACAAAATCGCCTTGCTGAGCGACAACTCTTTTTTTGGTTGA